A genomic stretch from Astatotilapia calliptera chromosome 4, fAstCal1.2, whole genome shotgun sequence includes:
- the LOC113020164 gene encoding protein FAM57B-like, whose protein sequence is MWGLVAAGSVFFPGLFLLSKQALKQLMGWSEGDAAVVSTRLVSSIQSIMASSAGCIIIASCRDVIEDRHWLTDAYILFATPYFAYDIYAMFLCYRHKLQVKGHEEAGQSIGLMGATVIGYLRREFLMVLHHIFMVTFCFPASLLWRQGKGDYFQGVLFLAELSTPSVSLGKVLIQYKKQHTLLHKVNGVVMLLTFFGCRVLLFPYLYYAYGRYASMPMYRVPLVAPWQCNLGTALLWPLQLYWFTLICRGALRLFTERSNSPPAILKADGNVGPANSCTTNQTAGGGRGE, encoded by the exons ATGTGGGGCCTCGTGGCTGCCGGGTCCGTCTTCTTCCCAGGACTCTTCCTCCTGTCCAAACAGGCTCTCAAACAGCTGATGGGATGGAGCGAGGGGGACGCCGCTGTCGTGTCAACACG CCTGGTGTCATCCATCCAGTCCATCATGGCCTCCTCAGCCGGATGCATCATCATCGCGTCCTGCAGGGACGTCATCGAGGACCG ACATTGGCTGACTGATGCCTACATCTTATTTGCCACGCCTTACTTTGCCTACGACATCTACGCCATGTTTCTGTGTTACCGGCACaagctgcaggtcaaaggtcacgagGAGGCGGGCCAAAGCATTGGGTTGATGGGAGCCACTGTGATTGGTTACCTGCGCAGGGAGTTCCTCATGGTGCTGCACCACATCTTCATGGTGACCTTCTGCTTCCCCGCCTCTCTG ctgtggagGCAGGGTAAAGGTGATTACTTCCAGGGCGTCTTGTTTCTGGCTGAGCTCAGCACCCCGTCCGTCTCTCTGGGGAAAGTCCTGATCCAG TATAAGAAGCAGCACACGCTGCTGCACAAAGTGAACGGCGTCGTCATGCTGCTCACCTTCTTCGGTTGTCGGGTCTTACTCTTTCCTTACCTGTACTACGCCTACGGCAG GTATGCATCGATGCCGATGTACCGGGTGCCCCTGGTGGCCCCATGGCAGTGTAACCTGGGGACGGCCCTGCTCTGGCCTCTTCAGCTTTACTGGTTCACGCTGATCTGCAGAGGAGCTCTGCGCCTGTTCACCGAACGCTCAAATTCACCACCTGCGATTCTTAAAGCCGACGGCAATGTGGGCCCAGCTAACAGCTGCACAACCAATCAGACAgctggtggaggaagaggagagtaA